A genome region from Akkermansiaceae bacterium includes the following:
- a CDS encoding family 78 glycoside hydrolase catalytic domain, translated as MKILTVLSLLSSTIATMHAETKNPPLTQPLDLRSDGMTPPFCDSQKPVISKRGFIKRDEGHPLGGSAKPMLTWKIVSEERNVTASAWQVLVASSPALLEEGKADLWDSGKTPAGRAPGLEYGGKALAAGASCHWKVRWWGKGQEPSPWSEPAIWEVAPATPADWQGAQWIDDGRENPTEDADFYKPDPAPLMRREFEIPKPVTRARLHFAGLGLGMASINGQVLDNYAFNPPWTNFDKRILFSSHDVTDRIKEGKHCLGIRLGNGWYNPLPLRMWGHRNIRGSLPVGRPRAIALLVVDHPDGTSTTITTGDGWTTAQGPTIRNSIFIGEERDARLEPTGWDKPGFDDSKWSKAKVSGDSTLEPLQPLQMPPVRHKGGYPAQTITSPKPGVHIVDFGLNLTAVPGIRINAPAGTRITFRYGELLNEDGTLNPLTSIAGQIKGFKKGTQESKGGPGAPEFAWQQDVYIAKGGGEETFVPRFTFHAFRYMEISGLPTTPSTKDFSALPFHTDLPDAGSFSCSNEDLNRIQEICRRTFLNNVVTVQSDCPHRERFGYGGDIVATSETFMMNFDMSGFYSKTVRDWADAARPDGRLTDTAPFVGIDYCGVGWAMAHPLLLEQLHQHYGARALLDEQVPVAMKWLDGVAASRKEGLVTNGLGDHESLEQGKGPEFLTAMFIDAARRVARLARLIGKIDDATRYEAIAEESATAWSKAFLDKESGRVGVATQSAQTFALGYGAAGAADRKAVFGELVRNLTAPEDSPRLTTGIFGTQILLDELSKNGRSDLAYALADRDSFPSWKWMLKNGATTLWEDWEGGADVKSHNHPMFGSISAWFFNWLGGIECAEDAVAFDRILIRPQTVGGLYWVKSSHDTVRGKIVSNWHIKGETREFEITIPHGATASVELPALPGDVITEGGKPLSEHPEILQTRGDSTKHSLKLGGGRYRFNVAPGE; from the coding sequence ATGAAAATCCTCACCGTCCTCTCACTCCTCAGCTCCACCATCGCCACGATGCACGCGGAAACAAAGAACCCACCCCTGACGCAACCCCTGGATCTCCGCAGCGACGGGATGACTCCTCCTTTCTGCGACTCGCAGAAACCGGTGATAAGCAAACGCGGTTTCATCAAACGCGATGAGGGTCACCCGCTCGGAGGCTCGGCGAAACCGATGCTCACTTGGAAGATCGTTTCCGAGGAACGCAATGTCACCGCAAGCGCATGGCAAGTGCTCGTTGCGAGCAGTCCGGCTCTGCTCGAGGAGGGAAAAGCGGATCTCTGGGACTCCGGGAAAACGCCCGCAGGCCGGGCGCCGGGGCTGGAATACGGTGGAAAAGCGCTCGCAGCCGGAGCCTCATGCCATTGGAAGGTGCGCTGGTGGGGGAAAGGGCAGGAACCATCCCCGTGGAGCGAACCGGCCATCTGGGAAGTCGCCCCCGCAACGCCCGCCGACTGGCAGGGTGCGCAGTGGATCGATGACGGCCGAGAAAACCCGACGGAGGACGCGGATTTCTACAAGCCAGACCCAGCCCCGCTCATGCGACGGGAGTTCGAGATACCGAAACCAGTCACCCGCGCACGCCTGCACTTTGCCGGACTCGGCCTTGGCATGGCCAGCATCAACGGCCAAGTCCTGGACAATTACGCATTCAATCCCCCGTGGACAAACTTCGACAAGCGCATCCTCTTCAGCAGCCACGACGTCACCGACCGCATCAAGGAAGGCAAGCACTGCCTCGGCATACGGCTAGGCAACGGTTGGTACAATCCCCTGCCCCTCCGCATGTGGGGTCACCGCAACATCCGGGGCTCCCTACCCGTCGGCCGCCCCCGTGCCATCGCGCTCCTTGTGGTGGATCACCCGGATGGCACCTCCACCACCATCACCACCGGTGATGGCTGGACCACCGCGCAGGGGCCGACCATCCGCAACAGCATCTTCATCGGTGAGGAACGCGATGCCAGGCTTGAACCCACTGGCTGGGACAAACCCGGCTTCGACGACAGCAAATGGAGCAAGGCCAAGGTCAGCGGCGACTCTACGCTCGAACCTCTCCAGCCGCTCCAAATGCCACCCGTGAGGCACAAAGGGGGCTATCCGGCACAGACCATCACCTCACCCAAGCCCGGGGTTCACATCGTGGACTTCGGGCTGAACCTTACGGCAGTTCCCGGAATCAGAATCAATGCCCCGGCCGGCACCCGGATCACCTTCCGCTACGGCGAGCTCCTCAACGAGGACGGCACCCTCAACCCACTCACCAGCATCGCGGGACAGATCAAAGGCTTCAAAAAAGGCACCCAGGAATCCAAGGGTGGCCCGGGTGCGCCGGAATTTGCGTGGCAGCAGGACGTTTACATCGCCAAGGGCGGTGGAGAGGAAACCTTTGTCCCACGCTTCACCTTCCACGCCTTCCGCTACATGGAGATCAGCGGATTGCCCACCACTCCTTCCACCAAGGATTTCAGTGCCCTTCCATTCCACACCGACCTGCCCGATGCCGGCAGTTTCTCCTGCTCAAACGAAGACCTCAACCGCATACAGGAAATCTGTCGCCGCACCTTCCTGAACAATGTTGTCACCGTCCAGTCCGACTGCCCGCACCGCGAGCGCTTCGGATACGGAGGTGACATCGTCGCCACCAGCGAGACGTTCATGATGAATTTCGACATGTCCGGCTTCTACTCGAAGACCGTCCGCGACTGGGCCGATGCCGCCCGCCCCGACGGCCGCCTGACCGACACCGCGCCCTTCGTCGGCATTGACTACTGCGGCGTCGGCTGGGCCATGGCCCATCCGCTCCTGTTAGAACAGCTCCACCAGCACTACGGCGCACGGGCATTGCTCGATGAGCAGGTTCCAGTCGCGATGAAATGGCTCGATGGCGTGGCAGCAAGCCGCAAGGAAGGCCTCGTCACCAACGGCCTCGGCGATCACGAATCCCTGGAACAGGGGAAGGGACCGGAGTTCCTCACAGCAATGTTCATCGATGCCGCCCGCAGGGTCGCGCGCCTGGCCCGCCTCATCGGGAAAATCGATGACGCAACCCGCTACGAAGCCATCGCGGAAGAGTCCGCCACCGCCTGGTCCAAGGCTTTCCTCGACAAGGAGAGCGGCAGGGTCGGCGTCGCCACCCAATCCGCACAGACCTTTGCGCTCGGCTACGGCGCGGCCGGCGCGGCGGATCGCAAGGCGGTATTCGGTGAGCTTGTCCGCAACCTGACAGCCCCCGAGGATTCCCCGCGCCTCACCACCGGTATCTTCGGCACCCAGATCCTGCTCGACGAGCTTTCCAAGAACGGCCGCAGCGACCTTGCCTACGCCCTGGCCGACCGCGACTCCTTCCCCTCATGGAAGTGGATGCTGAAAAACGGCGCCACCACACTTTGGGAAGACTGGGAAGGCGGTGCCGACGTGAAATCCCATAACCATCCCATGTTCGGCTCGATCTCCGCGTGGTTCTTCAACTGGCTCGGCGGCATCGAATGCGCGGAGGACGCCGTCGCCTTCGACCGCATCCTCATCCGCCCGCAGACCGTAGGCGGCCTGTATTGGGTGAAATCCTCCCACGATACCGTACGTGGCAAGATTGTATCAAACTGGCATATCAAAGGTGAGACCCGCGAGTTCGAAATCACCATCCCACACGGCGCGACCGCCAGCGTCGAGCTCCCCGCCCTGCCCGGCGATGTCATCACGGAAGGCGGCAAGCCCCTTTCCGAACATCCGGAAATCCTCCAAACACGCGGCGACTCCACCAAACACAGCCTGAAGCTCGGCGGCGGCCGCTACCGATTCAACGTGGCACCCGGAGAGTGA
- a CDS encoding high-potential iron-sulfur protein: MNDRRNFLRKLAVSTAIPALLCGRAFGQEPPPPVKLEETDPVAVALGYREDTTKVDQTKYPMHKPEQRCDNCALYTGKAGEATGPCGAFGGKLVTAAGWCQVWAKKPEPVKP, from the coding sequence ATGAACGACCGCCGTAATTTCCTCCGCAAACTCGCTGTCTCCACCGCCATCCCCGCGCTGCTCTGTGGTCGGGCGTTCGGCCAAGAGCCACCACCTCCCGTTAAGCTCGAGGAGACCGATCCCGTTGCGGTGGCTCTAGGCTACAGGGAGGACACCACCAAGGTGGATCAGACAAAATACCCGATGCACAAGCCCGAACAAAGGTGTGACAACTGTGCGCTCTACACGGGCAAGGCCGGTGAAGCGACCGGGCCATGCGGTGCCTTCGGAGGCAAGCTCGTCACCGCCGCCGGTTGGTGCCAGGTCTGGGCGAAAAAGCCTGAGCCGGTTAAGCCATAA